Proteins co-encoded in one Oreochromis aureus strain Israel breed Guangdong linkage group 3, ZZ_aureus, whole genome shotgun sequence genomic window:
- the tp53 gene encoding cellular tumor antigen p53 isoform X1, giving the protein MAEPGFEDLQLSQNLPLSQDSFKELWDKIIPSTAGHEETWRSDGTMEMLQLITDHQLAENFDENLFELPNDILHKDGITPPASTVPVTTDYPGECGFQLRFQKSGTAKSVTSTYSEVLNKLYCQLAKTSPIEVLVSKEPPQGAVLRATAVYKKTEHVADVVRRCPHHQNADSAEHRSHLIRVEGNQRAQYFEDRHTKRHSVTVPYEPPQLGSEMTTILLSFMCNSSCMGGMNRRPILTILTLESPEGLVLGRRCFEVRVCACPGRDRKTEEDNKQKKESGTKEMKKRKSAPPPDTSTKKSKCTSSAEEEDKEVFLLPVRGRERYEMLKKINDGLELLDKDSKSKSKVSVKHEVPVPSSGKRLLQRGERSDSD; this is encoded by the exons ATGGCAGAGCCGGGCTTTGAGGATTTACAGCTGAGCCAGAATCTACCCCTCAGCCAGGATTCATTTAAAGAGCTGTGGGACAAGATTATACC CAGTACAGCAGGTCATGAAGAAACCTGGAGGTCAGATGGCACCATGGAGATGCTTCAG CTCATCACTGACCACCAATTGGCCGAAAACTTTGATGAAAATCTCTTTGAGCTTCCAAATGACATTTTACATAAAGATGGCATTACACCCCCGGCCTCCACCGTACCGGTTACAACTGATTATCCTGGCGAATGTGGGTTTCAGCTGAGATTTCAAAAGTCTGGAACAGCAAAATCAGTGACTTCAACT tACTCAGAGGTGCTCAACAAACTGTACTGTCAGCTGGCAAAGACCAGTCCCATTGAGGTGCTGGTGAGCAAGGAGCCTCCTCAGGGTGCTGTACTCAGGGCCACCGCCGTGTACAAGAAGACGGAGCATGTGGCTGATGTTGTTCGCAGATGTCCCCATCACCAGAACGCGGACT CTGCGGAGCATCGCAGCCATCTGATCAGAGTGGAGGGCAATCAGAGGGCTCAGTATTTTGAAGATCGACACACAAAGAGACACAGTGTGACTGTACCATATGAGCCCCCACAG TTGGGCTCAGAGATGACCACCATCCTGCTGAGCTTCATGTGCAACAGCTCCTGCATGGGCGGGATGAACCGCAGACCTATCCTCACCATCCTGACCCTGGAGAGTCCAGA GGGGCTGGTTTTGGGCCGGAGGTGCTTCGAGGTGCGCGTCTGCGCTTGTCCAGGCAGGGACCGTAAAACTGAGGAGGACAATAAACAGAAGAAGGAGAGCGGCACCAAAGAGATGAAAAAACGAA AGAGTGCACCACCTCCTGACACGTCCACAAAGAAGTCCAAATGTACCTCCAGTGCTGAGGAGGAAGACAAGGAGGTTTTTCTCCTCCCT GTTCGTGGGCGTGAGCGTTATGAGATGTTGAAGAAGATCAATGACGGTTTGGAGCTGCTTGACAAGGACAG CAAAAGCAAGTCAAAGGTCTCAGTGAAGCATGAGGTTCCCGTGCCCTCCAGTGGAAAGAGGCTgctgcagagaggagagaggagtgaCAGCGACTAA
- the tp53 gene encoding cellular tumor antigen p53 isoform X2 has protein sequence MAEPGFEDLQLSQNLPLSQDSFKELWDKIIPTAGHEETWRSDGTMEMLQLITDHQLAENFDENLFELPNDILHKDGITPPASTVPVTTDYPGECGFQLRFQKSGTAKSVTSTYSEVLNKLYCQLAKTSPIEVLVSKEPPQGAVLRATAVYKKTEHVADVVRRCPHHQNADSAEHRSHLIRVEGNQRAQYFEDRHTKRHSVTVPYEPPQLGSEMTTILLSFMCNSSCMGGMNRRPILTILTLESPEGLVLGRRCFEVRVCACPGRDRKTEEDNKQKKESGTKEMKKRKSAPPPDTSTKKSKCTSSAEEEDKEVFLLPVRGRERYEMLKKINDGLELLDKDSKSKSKVSVKHEVPVPSSGKRLLQRGERSDSD, from the exons ATGGCAGAGCCGGGCTTTGAGGATTTACAGCTGAGCCAGAATCTACCCCTCAGCCAGGATTCATTTAAAGAGCTGTGGGACAAGATTATACC TACAGCAGGTCATGAAGAAACCTGGAGGTCAGATGGCACCATGGAGATGCTTCAG CTCATCACTGACCACCAATTGGCCGAAAACTTTGATGAAAATCTCTTTGAGCTTCCAAATGACATTTTACATAAAGATGGCATTACACCCCCGGCCTCCACCGTACCGGTTACAACTGATTATCCTGGCGAATGTGGGTTTCAGCTGAGATTTCAAAAGTCTGGAACAGCAAAATCAGTGACTTCAACT tACTCAGAGGTGCTCAACAAACTGTACTGTCAGCTGGCAAAGACCAGTCCCATTGAGGTGCTGGTGAGCAAGGAGCCTCCTCAGGGTGCTGTACTCAGGGCCACCGCCGTGTACAAGAAGACGGAGCATGTGGCTGATGTTGTTCGCAGATGTCCCCATCACCAGAACGCGGACT CTGCGGAGCATCGCAGCCATCTGATCAGAGTGGAGGGCAATCAGAGGGCTCAGTATTTTGAAGATCGACACACAAAGAGACACAGTGTGACTGTACCATATGAGCCCCCACAG TTGGGCTCAGAGATGACCACCATCCTGCTGAGCTTCATGTGCAACAGCTCCTGCATGGGCGGGATGAACCGCAGACCTATCCTCACCATCCTGACCCTGGAGAGTCCAGA GGGGCTGGTTTTGGGCCGGAGGTGCTTCGAGGTGCGCGTCTGCGCTTGTCCAGGCAGGGACCGTAAAACTGAGGAGGACAATAAACAGAAGAAGGAGAGCGGCACCAAAGAGATGAAAAAACGAA AGAGTGCACCACCTCCTGACACGTCCACAAAGAAGTCCAAATGTACCTCCAGTGCTGAGGAGGAAGACAAGGAGGTTTTTCTCCTCCCT GTTCGTGGGCGTGAGCGTTATGAGATGTTGAAGAAGATCAATGACGGTTTGGAGCTGCTTGACAAGGACAG CAAAAGCAAGTCAAAGGTCTCAGTGAAGCATGAGGTTCCCGTGCCCTCCAGTGGAAAGAGGCTgctgcagagaggagagaggagtgaCAGCGACTAA
- the LOC116310386 gene encoding mucin-2, which produces MAKFQVKFCILLCCALTSMYSDAQREYFIQRKNLTWVDARNYCQACFKELVTLTPDNSQALARNVTSDHWIGLRKNFNFKNNSIDNSTGDLTSTVASYTESSFTAHYINGSDSSSPIMNWTRWANGDPLAFQNWYPGWPLPKPSPKPPNKTVCCSCSCTCPARPTTPMTTNAEFTTPNTTTTQSGHNVTSWSHDPAETTEFTPDFTSTDESTTHVTGTKNMTTQRTTPYFSTSAPWTTAEMPLAAQCEKSPVPEPQEPEDEDDSNDKNYIEDSCVAMLSFGPWIEKSCLELLPFICYEDRFMGQVSVTNITFESANLTWMVAPGDISHYRVEVKGQKDNKTWVFNHTALTCGLSNLTAGTSYSVQVFPVKCERDLNPENATFYTIPKAVTNLTVSSVEKNSVFLSWEKPEGNVDFYRLTYETNTVKVTTETETVKDLIPGTPYNFTVVSGVNDASKWSYEAHVSACTKPDKVYNLIVSNNTDQSMVVRWDRPVGNFTDIRVVAKNSSGTSLFTATVNHTQQKEIVTGLPPATHIFISVTVRVNKDLVGETVNIDSFTTPGPISNLILNTTNDSLTATWLPPNGSALNFTVELSLDQTLVNTKNVSDTNITFSGLKNAANYSVAVYAVSGQFKSTAESTYKFTLPNPPSPPRASSISKDSITFAWDAPGNTSTPTYGVKLSSSFWGQSWSNTTSDTTFTFLNLTSGTNYSFSVYTIADGQKSASVGCANFTVPELQEISLSMLCSSSEALLCDNNTTRTAVFNQLNNTFKNLLDGHIDWHLEH; this is translated from the exons ATGGCGAAGTTTCAGGTGAAATTCTGCATTTTACTGTGCTGTG CTCTGACGTCGATGTACAGCGATGCACAGCGAGAGTATTTCATCCAGCGCAAAAATCTCACCTGGGTTGACGCCCGAAACTACTGTCAG GCCTGCTTCAAAGAGCTGGTGACACTGACTCCAGACAACAGTCAGGCCCTTGCCCGGAACGTCACCTCTGACCACTGGATCGGTCTTCGCAAGAACTTTAACTTCAAAAACAACTCTATCGACAACTCCACCGGCGACTTAACCAGCACTGTTGCAAGCTACACAGAAAGCTCCTTCACCGCACACTATATCAACGGCAGTGACTCCAGCAGCCCCATTATGAACTGGACTCGGTGGGCCAATGGGGATCCCCTAGCGTTCCAAAACTGGTACCCTGGCTGGCCGCTGCCTAAACCTTCCCCAAAACCTCCCAACAAAACCGTGTGCTGCAGCTGCTCCTGCACATGCCCAGCAAGGCCAACAACACCCATGACTACAAACGCAGAATTTACAACGCCCAACACGACAACAACACAATCAGGACATAATGTGACAAGTTGGAGTCATGACCCGGCTGAAACAACTGAATTCACACCAGACTTCACGTCTACCGACGAAAGTACAACACACGTAACAGGAACAAAAAACATGACAACTCAGAGAACTACTCCATATTTCAGCACAAGTGCACCCTGGACGACCGCTGAGATGCCATTAGCAGCACAGTGTGAGAAGTCGCCTGTGCCGGAGCCACAAGAACCTGAAGATGAAGACGACAGTAACGATAAGAATTACATTGAAGACTCGTGTGTGGCCATGCTCAGCTTTGGGCCGTGGATTGAAAAGAGCTGCCTGGAGCTTCTGCCATTTATTTGTTATGAAG ATCGCTTCATGGGACAAGTCAGCGTCACCAATATAACTTTTGAGAGCGCCAACCTGACATGGATGGTTGCACCGGGCGATATCAGCCATTACCGGgtagaggtcaaaggtcaaaaggATAACAAAACATGGGTGTTTAACCACACTGCTTTGACCTGTGGCCTCTCCAACCTGACAGCAGGCACCTCCTACTCGGTTCAGGTGTTCCCCGTCAAGTGTGAAAGAGACCTTAACCCGGAGAACGCCACCTTCTACACCA tacCTAAGGCAGTCACAAACCTGACAGTCAGTTCTGTGGAGAAAAACTCTGTGTTTCTGAGCTGGGAAAAACCAGAGGGAAACGTGGATTTCTATCGTCTGACTTACGAGACCAACACTGTTAAGGTGAcaacagagacagaaacagtTAAGGATTTGATACCTGGAACCCCCTACAATTTCACTGTCGTCTCGGGAGTCAATGATGCATCTAAGTGGAGTTATGAAGCTCATGTCTCAGCGTGTACCA AGCCTGATAAGGTTTACAACCTGATAGTGTCTAATAACACGGATCAGTCGATGGTGGTCAGATGGGATCGACCTGTGGGAAACTTCACAGATATCCGTGTGGTAGCTAAGAACTCAAGTGGAAC GAGCCTGTTTACTGCAACTGTAAATCATACTCAGCAGAAGGAGATAGTAACAGGTCTGCCACCAGCCACACATATATTCATCTCTGTGACTGTGCGGGTCAACAAAGACCTGGTGGGAGAAACCGTAAATATTGACAGCTTCACAA CTCCTGGACCGATTTCAAATTTGATTTTGAATACAACTAATGACTCCCTCACCGCTACCTGGCTGCCTCCTAATGGTAGCGCCTTAAATTTCACAGTCGAGCTCAGCCTTGACCAGACacttgtaaacacaaaaaatgtatcagacacaaacatcacattcagTGGTCTGAAGAATGCTGCCAATTACTCTGTGGCCGTCTATGCAGTGAGTGGACAATTTAAGAGCACGGCAGAGTCCACCTACAAGTTCACCT TGCCAAATCCTCCTAGTCCTCCCAGAGCCAGTAGTATCAGTAAGGACAGCATCACCTTTGCCTGGGACGCACCTGGAAACACATCAACACCCACGTATGGTGTCAAACTCAGCTCTAGCTTCTGGGGTCAGAGTTGGAGTAATACAACCTCTGACACCACGTTTACATTTCTTAACCTGACATCAGGGACCAACTATTCTTTCAGTGTGTACACAATCGCTGATGGACAGAAAAGTGCCTCAGTAGGCTGTGCAAATTTCACAG TTCCAGAACTACAGGAAATCAGCCTGTCGATGCTGTGCTCCTCGTCCGAGGCTCTCCTGTGTGATAACAACACAACAAGGACGGCTGTATTTAATCAG CTGAACAACACATTCAAGAATCTGTTGGACGGGCACATCGACTGGCATCTTGAGCACTAA
- the LOC116310375 gene encoding natural killer cells antigen CD94-like isoform X1, which yields MESSQGHGEDEAKRETLAGTGSCQFCHLTVGVAVAIAALTLIAGLLLSFIVFVILTAAPEGSQTLKRELLEQLQQCQKQHRDVNLMLHTVTQDSRCSLCPEKWLWWMGRCYFFSVGLQENRRWNESAEFCRQYNSSLIVIEDSAEMDFIQEVMTKFPQIPFLWVGLTDAKQEGQWLWGDGRAVQHYMQVMVEWDADHRDCADLRGGASLFAADCEEYGPWACKKEY from the exons ATGGAGTCTTCACAAGGACACGGAGAAGATGAAGCTAAGAGGGAAACACTTGCAg GTACAGGATCCTGTCAATTTTGTCATCTAACAGTTGGAGTTGCTGTTGCTATAGCAGCATTAACCCTGATCGCAGGACTCCTATTGTCTTTCATTGTATTTG TCATATTGACAGCAGCACCAGAAGGAAGTCAGACGTTAAAGCGTGAACTGCTGGAGCAACTGCAGCAGTGCCAGAAACAGCATCGTGATGTGAACCTGATGCTTCACACTGTCACTCAAG ACTCAAGGTGCAGTTTGTGCCCTGAAAAGTGGCTGTGGTGGATGGGTCGTTGCTATTTCTTCTCAGTCGGACTGCAGGAAAATCGTCGATGGAATGAAAGTGCCGAGTTCTGCCGGCAGTACAACAGCAGCCTTATTGTAATCGAAGACTCTGCAGAGATG GATTTCATTCAAGAAGTGATGACGAAGTTCCCCCAGATTCCTTTCCTGTGGGTGGGACTGACAGATGCCAAGCAGGAGGGTCAGTGGCTGTGGGGCGACGGGAGGGCCGTTCAGCACTACATGCA GGTGATGGTGGAGTGGGATGCTGATCACAGGGACTGCGCAGACCTGAGGGGAGGCGCGAGTCTGTTCGCCGCTGACTGTGAAGAGTACGGACCGTGGGCTTGTAAGAAGGAGTACTGa
- the LOC116310375 gene encoding natural killer cells antigen CD94-like isoform X2, translating into MESSQGHGEDEAKRETLAVILTAAPEGSQTLKRELLEQLQQCQKQHRDVNLMLHTVTQDSRCSLCPEKWLWWMGRCYFFSVGLQENRRWNESAEFCRQYNSSLIVIEDSAEMDFIQEVMTKFPQIPFLWVGLTDAKQEGQWLWGDGRAVQHYMQVMVEWDADHRDCADLRGGASLFAADCEEYGPWACKKEY; encoded by the exons ATGGAGTCTTCACAAGGACACGGAGAAGATGAAGCTAAGAGGGAAACACTTGCAg TCATATTGACAGCAGCACCAGAAGGAAGTCAGACGTTAAAGCGTGAACTGCTGGAGCAACTGCAGCAGTGCCAGAAACAGCATCGTGATGTGAACCTGATGCTTCACACTGTCACTCAAG ACTCAAGGTGCAGTTTGTGCCCTGAAAAGTGGCTGTGGTGGATGGGTCGTTGCTATTTCTTCTCAGTCGGACTGCAGGAAAATCGTCGATGGAATGAAAGTGCCGAGTTCTGCCGGCAGTACAACAGCAGCCTTATTGTAATCGAAGACTCTGCAGAGATG GATTTCATTCAAGAAGTGATGACGAAGTTCCCCCAGATTCCTTTCCTGTGGGTGGGACTGACAGATGCCAAGCAGGAGGGTCAGTGGCTGTGGGGCGACGGGAGGGCCGTTCAGCACTACATGCA GGTGATGGTGGAGTGGGATGCTGATCACAGGGACTGCGCAGACCTGAGGGGAGGCGCGAGTCTGTTCGCCGCTGACTGTGAAGAGTACGGACCGTGGGCTTGTAAGAAGGAGTACTGa
- the si:ch211-114c12.5 gene encoding E3 ubiquitin-protein ligase TRIM39, which produces MMEMKSILKPKKKVSMLLSGEDGSATQSSSIGAVRWNLPTHDESSQPHSSVPSRPTNSLNKQSQQQTRQNGLKDLRSLQECVQFIQQWKEQVDQVCKQEPLDPGEGTTKEAQSSHGRSERSLEESRKLILQWADELRDVDRLLKETPWVSDSQEHETKDKDAKEVAHMRIMEWAKELQEASERCGVQSNELGKVLRALTLKKNRLARLMPLLEFITWSLLKEGSTKIVPQLWLLAKQKSWEAGVPRYIPNSVWGWICSAAADVILDPMTNHPWLLLSDDKRKVQESHVALEQLQSSQRFDDWPCVLGSDGFSSGRHYWEVDIANNGYWRVGVTTADSERHGKFTMMPKKGYWVLWRSTHKFYACSKPEKELPLSLVPRRMGVYLDYEEGQISFYNAETKFHIYTFTGTFREKLYPLFAPLDGRTLMTIIPPNNISGK; this is translated from the exons AtgatggaaatgaaaagtaTCCTAAAACCCAAAAAAA AGGTGAGCATGCTGCTCTCTGGGGAGGACGGCAGCGCCACCCAGAGCAGTTCCATCGGGGCCGTACGCTGGAACCTGCCCACCCATGATGAAAGCAGCCAGCCTCACAGCTCGGTCCCCAGCAGGCCCACCAACAGCCTCAATAAACAGTCACAG CAACAAACTCGCCAAAACGGCCTGAAAGATCTCCGCAGCCTGCAGGAGTGCGTGCAGTTTATCCAGCAGTGGAAGGAACAGGTGGATCAAGTGTGCAAG CAGGAACCTCTGGATCCAGGAGAAGGCACCACGAAGGAAGCCCAGAGTTCACACGGGCGCAGCGAGCGCAGCCTCGAGGAGAGCAGGAAGCTGATCCTGCAGTGGGCAGATGAGCTCCGCGATGTCGACAGG CTCCTGAAGGAGACTCCCTGGGTATCTGACAGTCAAGAACACGAAACTAAAGACAAGGATGCCAAAGAGGTGGCACACATGAGGATCATGGAGTGGGCAAAGGAGCTGCAGGAGGCGAGCGAG CGTTGTGGCGTTCAGAGCAATGAGCTGGGTAAAGTGCTGCGCGCGCTGACTCTGAAGAAGAACCGGCTGGCCAGACTGATGCCTCTGCTGGAGTTCATCACCTGGTCCCTGCTCAAGGAAGGAAGCACG AAAATCGTCCCACAGTTGTGGCTGCTGGCAAAGCAAAAGTCCTGGGAAGCAGGAGTTCCTCGATACATCCCCAACTCAG tttggGGCTGGATCTGCAGCGCAGCAG CTGATGTGATTCTTGACCCCATGACCAACCACCCATGGCTGCTGCTTTCAGATGACAAGCGTAAAGTCCAGGAGTCCCACGTAGCGTTAGAGCAGCTTCAAAGCTCCCAGCGCTTCGACGACTGGCCCTGCGTGCTCGGCAGCGATGGCTTCAGCAGCGGCCGCCACTACTGGGAGGTGGACATAGCCAACAACGGCTACTGGCGCGTGGGCGTGACCACCGCTGACTCTGAGCGGCACGGGAAGTTCACCATGATGCCAAAGAAGGGCTACTGGGTGCTGTGGCGCAGCACGCACAAATTCTACGCCTGCAGCAAGCCAGAAAAGGAGCTCCCCCTCAGCCTCGTGCCCAGGCGCATGGGGGTCTACTTGGACTACGAAGAAGGGCAGATCTCCTTCTACAACGCTGAAACCAAGTTCCACATCTACACCTTCACTGGAACCTTCAGAGAGAAACTGTACCCTCTGTTCGCCCCATTGGATGGACGCACACTTATGACAATCATCCCGCCAAACAACATCTCAGGGAAATGA